A single window of Bos javanicus breed banteng chromosome 19, ARS-OSU_banteng_1.0, whole genome shotgun sequence DNA harbors:
- the RASD1 gene encoding dexamethasone-induced Ras-related protein 1: MKLSAMIKKMCPSDSELRIPAKNCYRMVVLGSSKVGKTAIVSRFLTGRFEDAYTPTIEDFHRKFYCIRGEIYQLDILDTSGNHPFPAMRRLSILTGDVFILVFSLDNRDSFEEVRRLKRQILDTKSCLKNKTKENVDVPLVICGNKGDRDFHRQVEPRDIHQLVGTDPGRCAYFEISAKRNSSLDQMFHALFAMANLPREMSPDLHRRVSAQHCEALHQKALQGKRLRRAGGDRDDALGILAPWARRPSVHSDLMYIREKASGGSQAKDKERCVIS, encoded by the exons ATGAAACTGTCCGCGATGATCAAGAAAATGTGCCCGAGCGACTCGGAGCTGAGGATCCCAGCCAAGAACTGCTACCGCATGGTGGTCCTCGGCTCGTCCAAGGTGGGCAAGACGGCCATCGTGTCGCGCTTCCTGACGGGCCGCTTCGAGGACGCCTACACGCCCACCATCGAGGACTTCCACCGCAAGTTCTACTGCATCCGCGGCGAGATCTACCAGCTGGACATCCTCGACACGTCCGGCAACCACCCATTCCCCGCCATGCGGCGCCTCTCCATCCTTACCG GAGACGTGTTCATCCTGGTGTTCAGCCTGGACAACCGCGACTCCTTCGAGGAGGTTCGGAGGCTCAAGCGGCAGATTCTCGACACCAAGTCGTGCCTGAAGAACAAGACCAAAGAGAACGTGGACGTGCCCCTGGTCATCTGTGGCAACAAGGGGGACCGCGACTTCCACCGCCAGGTCGAGCCGCGCGACATCCATCAGCTGGTGGGCACCGACCCCGGGCGCTGCGCCTACTTCGAGATCTCGGCCAAGAGGAACAGCAGCCTGGATCAGATGTTCCACGCGCTCTTCGCCATGGCCAACCTGCCGCGCGAGATGAGCCCGGACCTGCACCGCCGCGTGTCGGCGCAGCACTGCGAGGCGCTTCACCAGAAGGCGCTGCAGGGCAAGAGGCTGCGGCGAGCGGGCGGCGACCGCGACGACGCCTTGGGCATCCTGGCGCCCTGGGCGCGCAGGCCGAGTGTGCACAGCGACCTCATGTACATCCGCGAGAAGGCCAGCGGCGGCAGCCAGGCCAAGGACAAGGAGCGCTGCGTCATCAGCTAG
- the PEMT gene encoding phosphatidylethanolamine N-methyltransferase isoform X6, whose translation MSSTWGGETSHHPLVDPILAQLLWRGMVPQAPRRNHAQVPVLKTDHPDALPTESCEMGTQDPKAEQGLWVPPPGLLHPGWGHPALERPALPLLHAGHAEPAPDAEPGQPCGLPRGPGTPGSGWRVCPFQFPGAGLHRDLPRRLLRDPQGGQSDHVPVQRPGQPHVLGQHSHLPGLGHCGRQTLTQQGCSQPFPAHLSPTWGPTDRASRWPKQPDVWKPQKVQGAGIPRASARQPERRPSPRHASPTGLLLTALVALIYMVAIVYEEPFTAEIYQQKASQAYKRS comes from the exons ATGTCATCTACTTGGGGAGGAGA GACCTCTCACCACCCCTTGGTGGACCCCATCTTGGCCCAGCTACTCTGGAGGGGGATGGTCCCCCAGGCCCCCAGAAGGAACCATGCGCAGGTTCCTGTCCTGAAAACTGACCATCCAGATGCCCTCCCGACTGAGA GTTGCGAGATGGGAACACAAGACCCGAAAGCTGAGCAAGGCCTTTGGGTCCCCCCGCCTGGCCTGTTACACCCTGGGTGGGGCCATCCTGCTCTTGAACGTCCTGCGCTCCCACTG CTTCACGCAGGCCATGCTGAGCCAGCCCCGGATGCAGAGCCTGGACAACCCTGCGGCCTACCACGTGGGCCTGGCACTCCTGGGAGTGGGTGGCGTGTTTGTCCTTTCCAGTTTCCTGGCGCTGGGCTTCACCGGGACCTTCCTAG GCGACTACTTCGGGATCCTCAAGGAGGCCAGAGTGACCATGTTCCCGTTCAGCGTCCTGGACAACCCCATGTACTGGGGCAGCACAGCCATCTACCTGGGCTGGGCCATTGT GGCCGCCAGACGCTGACCCAGCAGGGCTGCTCCCAGCCCTTCCCAGCCCATCTGTCCCCGACCTGGGGCCCCACAGACAGAGCTTCCCGTTGGCCCAAGCAACCAGATGTGTGGAAGCCCCAGAAGGTCCAAGGTGCTGGGATTCCTAGGGCATCAGCTCGTCAGCCTGAGAGACGCCCCTCCCCAAG GCACGCCAGCCCCACCGGCCTGCTGCTGACCGCGCTGGTGGCGCTCATCTACATGGTCGCCATCGTGTATGAGGA GCCCTTCACTGCCGAAATCTATCAGCAGAAAGCCTCCCAGGCCTACAAGAGGAGCTGA
- the PEMT gene encoding phosphatidylethanolamine N-methyltransferase isoform X8 codes for MWTSHHPLVDPILAQLLWRGMVPQAPRRNHAQVPVLKTDHPDALPTESCEMGTQDPKAEQGLWVPPPGLLHPGWGHPALERPALPLLHAGHAEPAPDAEPGQPCGLPRGPGTPGSGWRVCPFQFPGAGLHRDLPRRLLRDPQGGQSDHVPVQRPGQPHVLGQHSHLPGLGHCGRQTLTQQGCSQPFPAHLSPTWGPTDRASRWPKQPDVWKPQKVQGAGIPRASARQPERRPSPRHASPTGLLLTALVALIYMVAIVYEEPFTAEIYQQKASQAYKRS; via the exons GACCTCTCACCACCCCTTGGTGGACCCCATCTTGGCCCAGCTACTCTGGAGGGGGATGGTCCCCCAGGCCCCCAGAAGGAACCATGCGCAGGTTCCTGTCCTGAAAACTGACCATCCAGATGCCCTCCCGACTGAGA GTTGCGAGATGGGAACACAAGACCCGAAAGCTGAGCAAGGCCTTTGGGTCCCCCCGCCTGGCCTGTTACACCCTGGGTGGGGCCATCCTGCTCTTGAACGTCCTGCGCTCCCACTG CTTCACGCAGGCCATGCTGAGCCAGCCCCGGATGCAGAGCCTGGACAACCCTGCGGCCTACCACGTGGGCCTGGCACTCCTGGGAGTGGGTGGCGTGTTTGTCCTTTCCAGTTTCCTGGCGCTGGGCTTCACCGGGACCTTCCTAG GCGACTACTTCGGGATCCTCAAGGAGGCCAGAGTGACCATGTTCCCGTTCAGCGTCCTGGACAACCCCATGTACTGGGGCAGCACAGCCATCTACCTGGGCTGGGCCATTGT GGCCGCCAGACGCTGACCCAGCAGGGCTGCTCCCAGCCCTTCCCAGCCCATCTGTCCCCGACCTGGGGCCCCACAGACAGAGCTTCCCGTTGGCCCAAGCAACCAGATGTGTGGAAGCCCCAGAAGGTCCAAGGTGCTGGGATTCCTAGGGCATCAGCTCGTCAGCCTGAGAGACGCCCCTCCCCAAG GCACGCCAGCCCCACCGGCCTGCTGCTGACCGCGCTGGTGGCGCTCATCTACATGGTCGCCATCGTGTATGAGGA GCCCTTCACTGCCGAAATCTATCAGCAGAAAGCCTCCCAGGCCTACAAGAGGAGCTGA